Proteins encoded in a region of the Pseudomonas shahriarae genome:
- the alkB gene encoding DNA oxidative demethylase AlkB, translating to MDPHSTGDLFSDEALQQPARREQIGEQSYVLRGYALPWLERVLPELRAVLVQSPFRHMVTPGGYTMSAALSSCGALGWTTSPQGYRYSPLDPERQQPWPSMPVVLRELAINAASAAGFDGFAPDACLINRYVPGARMSLHQDKNERDYNAPVVSLSLGLPAVFLFGGHQRSDKTQKISLFHGDVAVWGGVDRLRFHGVLPIKEGAHPRMGPQRINLTFRTAG from the coding sequence ATGGACCCTCATTCCACCGGCGACCTGTTCAGCGACGAGGCCTTGCAGCAACCGGCCCGTCGCGAGCAAATCGGCGAACAATCCTACGTCCTCAGGGGCTATGCCCTACCCTGGCTTGAACGTGTCTTGCCCGAGCTGCGTGCTGTCCTGGTCCAGTCCCCGTTCCGGCATATGGTCACCCCCGGTGGCTATACCATGTCGGCGGCCCTGAGCAGTTGCGGCGCACTGGGCTGGACCACCAGCCCCCAGGGCTATCGCTACAGCCCCCTCGACCCCGAGCGCCAGCAGCCCTGGCCGAGCATGCCGGTGGTGTTGCGCGAACTGGCGATCAACGCGGCCAGCGCTGCGGGCTTCGACGGTTTTGCGCCGGACGCCTGCCTGATCAACCGCTATGTGCCGGGTGCGAGGATGTCCCTGCACCAGGACAAGAACGAGCGCGACTACAACGCGCCAGTGGTCTCGCTGTCCCTGGGCCTGCCGGCGGTGTTTCTGTTTGGTGGCCATCAACGCAGCGACAAGACGCAAAAGATCTCGCTGTTCCATGGCGACGTGGCGGTCTGGGGCGGCGTTGACCGCCTGCGTTTTCATGGGGTGCTGCCGATCAAGGAAGGCGCGCACCCGCGCATGGGGCCACAACGGATCAACCTGACGTTTCGCACGGCCGGCTGA
- a CDS encoding DUF1883 domain-containing protein, with the protein MKFIHQREHLNEGDIVVIECSQTCNIRLMSDANFRSFKNGGRHTYHGGAFDKFPAKITAPSTGFWNITLDVVTRRAISVTRKPALSHKIRIVRRTSTKLS; encoded by the coding sequence ATGAAATTCATCCACCAGCGCGAACACTTGAACGAAGGGGACATTGTCGTCATTGAATGCTCGCAGACCTGCAATATCCGCCTGATGAGCGATGCGAATTTCCGCAGCTTCAAAAATGGTGGTCGCCACACGTATCACGGTGGCGCGTTCGACAAATTCCCGGCCAAGATCACCGCGCCAAGCACCGGGTTCTGGAACATCACCCTGGATGTGGTGACACGCCGTGCCATCAGCGTTACCCGCAAGCCGGCCTTGTCCCATAAAATCCGCATTGTTCGCCGCACCAGCACCAAACTCAGCTGA
- a CDS encoding c-type cytochrome → MMSVERVLMGGALLLMLGSAQALEGKKVFNEGGAQPGAAACMACHGADGLGLAAAGFPRLAGLPAAYLSKQLHDFQSGARSNPVMTSLAKALTDEEIAAVTQTLAAMPAPAVQTGHRSMAPTNPTEKLALQGAWERQIPACVSCHGPAGVGVGEAFPPLSGQSAAYLAAQLNAWRSGTRHNDPNDLMGHVAKSLTDDEVQGIAGYFASLPGQEVKP, encoded by the coding sequence ATGATGTCTGTGGAGAGAGTGTTGATGGGTGGCGCCCTGCTGCTCATGCTCGGCAGCGCGCAGGCGCTGGAGGGCAAAAAGGTGTTCAATGAAGGTGGCGCGCAGCCTGGCGCGGCGGCTTGCATGGCGTGCCATGGCGCCGATGGCCTGGGGCTGGCGGCTGCGGGGTTTCCACGGCTGGCGGGGTTGCCGGCGGCTTACCTGAGCAAACAACTGCATGACTTCCAGAGTGGTGCGCGCAGCAACCCGGTGATGACGTCGCTGGCCAAGGCGCTTACCGATGAAGAAATCGCCGCAGTGACCCAGACGCTGGCGGCGATGCCGGCGCCGGCCGTGCAAACCGGCCATCGCAGCATGGCCCCGACCAATCCCACCGAAAAACTGGCACTGCAGGGGGCCTGGGAGCGGCAGATTCCTGCGTGCGTCAGTTGCCATGGCCCTGCAGGTGTCGGCGTGGGCGAGGCGTTCCCGCCGCTGTCCGGGCAATCTGCCGCCTACCTGGCCGCCCAGCTCAATGCCTGGCGCAGTGGCACCCGGCACAATGATCCCAATGACCTGATGGGCCATGTGGCCAAATCCCTCACGGATGACGAAGTGCAGGGGATTGCCGGTTATTTCGCCTCCTTGCCTGGCCAGGAGGTCAAGCCATGA
- a CDS encoding c-type cytochrome, giving the protein MKNLSFAPVLVALISVPALAAPIAMEDQSQLQVPAAVSATTAFQPPQASELPDNAYGKLVMQGYALFVDTKRLAPQFVGNGLNCSNCHLDQGRLANSSPLWGAYPMYPAYRKKNDKVNSFAERLQGCFQFSMDGGTPPAADSPEIAALSTYAYWLASKAPLGVELPGRGYPDVPQPAKGYNLAQGAEVYKAQCAVCHGGEGQGQKVGDSYVMPPLWGKDSYNWGAGMHRINTAASFIKHNMPLGKGGSLSDQQAWDVAAYVNRHERPQDPRLVDGSVEKTRVKFHANDGVNLYGQTVDGVLIGQGIR; this is encoded by the coding sequence ATGAAGAACCTGTCATTTGCACCCGTGCTGGTCGCGTTGATCAGTGTGCCGGCGTTGGCCGCACCGATAGCCATGGAAGATCAGTCGCAACTGCAGGTGCCGGCTGCGGTGTCTGCCACCACGGCGTTCCAGCCACCTCAGGCAAGCGAGTTGCCCGACAATGCCTACGGCAAGTTGGTGATGCAGGGTTATGCGTTGTTCGTCGATACCAAGCGCCTGGCGCCGCAGTTTGTCGGCAACGGTCTCAATTGCAGCAACTGCCACCTGGATCAGGGGCGCCTGGCCAACTCCTCGCCGCTGTGGGGGGCTTACCCGATGTACCCGGCCTATCGAAAAAAGAATGACAAGGTCAACTCCTTCGCCGAACGCTTGCAGGGTTGCTTCCAGTTCAGCATGGACGGCGGCACGCCACCGGCAGCCGACAGCCCTGAGATTGCCGCGCTGTCGACCTACGCTTACTGGCTGGCGAGCAAGGCGCCGCTGGGCGTGGAGTTGCCTGGGCGTGGTTACCCTGATGTGCCACAACCGGCCAAAGGCTACAACCTGGCGCAAGGGGCCGAGGTGTACAAGGCACAGTGTGCGGTGTGCCATGGCGGCGAGGGGCAGGGGCAGAAGGTCGGTGATAGCTACGTGATGCCACCGTTGTGGGGCAAGGACTCCTATAACTGGGGCGCCGGTATGCACCGGATCAACACGGCGGCCTCCTTTATCAAGCACAACATGCCGCTGGGCAAGGGCGGTAGCTTGAGCGACCAGCAGGCCTGGGACGTGGCGGCCTACGTCAACCGCCATGAGCGCCCCCAGGATCCGCGCCTGGTGGACGGCTCGGTGGAGAAGACCCGCGTCAAGTTCCACGCCAATGATGGCGTGAATCTGTACGGGCAAACGGTTGATGGCGTACTGATTGGCCAAGGCATCCGTTAA
- a CDS encoding fimbrial protein, with the protein MKRLYEAMVLLLLISVSSAALAVDCRINGGEWARVTHLTVPVDVRLDTDRVRILMEGARLECRFTAGAGPVWGEDYWATGNASGTPWTSGPKFTRERSGLRINGSFLDTPVPAGIRVATMPNNGIGYPINITPYILVRNDPSNPIDVRTGDTLGLLRLTSSNNFDGTRPQLTVTYTAANDFTISPSTCTINNNNPIEIDFGDVHQRAIGTDPLTTTVRRDRRLTYACPDPGITTPITITYKGTPSSFDSRLLLMSNPDVGTALVRSATAVQVGGAFLSSITNSVGGDDVTFTLVRRAGSLPTPGPVSGSGVLVMGVP; encoded by the coding sequence ATGAAACGACTATATGAAGCCATGGTGCTTCTCCTGCTGATTAGCGTTAGTTCGGCCGCGCTGGCTGTCGATTGTCGGATCAATGGTGGGGAGTGGGCGCGGGTGACCCACCTGACCGTTCCCGTAGACGTACGGCTCGATACAGATCGCGTGAGGATTCTGATGGAGGGCGCCCGGCTCGAATGTCGGTTTACCGCCGGCGCAGGCCCCGTTTGGGGAGAGGATTACTGGGCAACCGGGAATGCCTCGGGAACGCCCTGGACGTCCGGCCCCAAATTCACCCGGGAAAGGAGCGGTTTGCGCATCAATGGCAGCTTCCTCGATACGCCGGTTCCGGCGGGTATCCGCGTGGCCACCATGCCCAACAACGGGATCGGCTACCCGATCAATATCACCCCCTATATTCTGGTGCGTAACGATCCCTCCAATCCGATTGATGTGCGCACAGGAGACACCCTCGGCCTGTTGCGCCTCACCAGCTCGAACAATTTCGACGGCACCCGACCGCAACTCACGGTCACTTATACCGCCGCCAACGACTTCACCATTTCCCCGTCAACCTGCACGATCAACAATAACAACCCGATCGAGATCGACTTCGGCGATGTACACCAAAGGGCAATCGGCACCGACCCGCTGACAACCACCGTTCGCCGTGACCGCCGACTCACCTACGCGTGCCCGGACCCGGGGATCACCACGCCGATCACCATTACCTACAAAGGTACCCCTTCATCGTTCGACTCCAGGCTGCTGCTGATGAGCAACCCGGATGTCGGCACGGCACTCGTAAGGAGCGCAACGGCCGTCCAGGTCGGCGGCGCCTTCCTGTCCAGTATTACCAATAGCGTGGGCGGCGACGATGTGACGTTTACCCTCGTCCGGCGAGCCGGTTCCCTACCCACCCCAGGCCCCGTCAGCGGCAGCGGTGTACTCGTGATGGGTGTGCCATGA
- a CDS encoding fimbrial protein, producing the protein MGHETIYKGWPSAGLALLLTTGLPPEGQAADNLRLKGNLVEEACTIRPGDEAITLELWDLTSKHLYINTRSQGRGFKLHLEDCNTTISNTVTITFGGRENPALPGLLALDAGSGASGIGVGIETPSQKPLPLNTVSDEQVLRNGSNVIELKAYVQGEPNAIRDQSIGHGAYTATSTFTLDYP; encoded by the coding sequence ATGGGACACGAAACGATTTATAAGGGCTGGCCAAGTGCGGGGCTGGCCTTACTGCTGACCACCGGCCTGCCCCCCGAGGGGCAAGCGGCGGACAACCTGCGCTTGAAGGGCAACCTGGTGGAAGAGGCCTGCACTATCCGTCCAGGCGACGAGGCCATCACATTGGAGCTCTGGGACCTGACCAGCAAGCATCTCTACATCAACACCCGCTCCCAGGGTCGGGGTTTCAAGCTGCACCTGGAAGATTGCAACACCACAATCAGCAACACGGTCACCATCACGTTCGGCGGCAGGGAAAACCCGGCGCTGCCCGGATTGCTCGCGCTGGACGCAGGGAGCGGTGCCTCAGGCATTGGCGTCGGTATCGAGACACCGAGCCAAAAGCCATTGCCGCTGAATACAGTCAGCGACGAACAGGTGTTGCGTAATGGCAGCAACGTTATTGAGCTCAAAGCCTATGTCCAGGGTGAGCCGAATGCCATCAGGGACCAGAGCATTGGCCATGGCGCCTACACCGCGACCTCTACTTTTACCCTGGACTACCCGTAA
- a CDS encoding fimbrial protein, with translation MTRCQQRALLALCSIGLCSNALANLTFSGTLNEPPPCTINAGNSIEVDFGDVGVKRVDGVKYRRGLGYTINCAPATLPWELKLSIRGTATGFDGAALQTNVPALGIRIFQNDQPFPLNTPLDISLSSPPALEVVPVKQPGTTLSPAQFTAVATLLAEYE, from the coding sequence ATGACCCGTTGCCAGCAGCGAGCATTGCTCGCCTTGTGTTCCATCGGCCTTTGCAGCAATGCGCTGGCCAACCTGACATTCAGCGGCACGCTGAACGAGCCGCCGCCCTGCACGATCAACGCAGGCAATAGCATTGAAGTCGATTTTGGGGATGTCGGGGTCAAGCGGGTCGACGGAGTGAAGTACCGTCGCGGGCTCGGCTACACCATCAATTGTGCCCCCGCCACGCTGCCGTGGGAGCTTAAGTTGAGTATCAGGGGCACGGCGACAGGGTTTGACGGCGCCGCATTGCAAACCAATGTGCCTGCACTGGGGATCCGGATTTTCCAGAATGACCAGCCGTTTCCACTCAACACACCGCTGGACATCAGCCTGTCGTCACCGCCGGCATTGGAGGTTGTTCCCGTCAAACAGCCAGGCACCACGCTGTCCCCTGCACAGTTTACGGCGGTGGCAACGTTGCTGGCCGAATACGAGTAG
- a CDS encoding fimbrial protein: MAKSIGAQAVLTGALVWAAGQAVSADTNLIIRAQIIAPPPCVINSGSTLDVPFGNNLLTSRVDGVNYRRSVPYTVTCDSPFSNAMTLELKGTGAAFDSRVLGTRKADLGVKLFVNDADWPLNTAVRFTYPNFPIVQAVPVKRTGSSLTGGVFDAAATLVIEYQ; this comes from the coding sequence ATGGCTAAGTCAATCGGCGCGCAGGCCGTTCTTACCGGCGCCCTGGTGTGGGCGGCAGGCCAAGCAGTGTCGGCCGATACCAATCTGATCATCCGGGCACAAATCATCGCCCCGCCGCCGTGTGTCATCAACAGCGGGAGCACGCTCGATGTGCCGTTTGGCAATAACCTCCTGACATCACGGGTTGACGGGGTCAATTATCGTCGAAGCGTGCCTTACACCGTGACATGCGACTCGCCTTTCAGCAACGCGATGACCCTGGAACTCAAGGGCACCGGAGCGGCGTTTGACAGTCGCGTGCTCGGCACCCGCAAGGCCGACCTTGGGGTAAAGCTGTTCGTGAATGACGCCGACTGGCCGCTGAATACGGCTGTGAGGTTTACCTATCCAAACTTTCCGATCGTGCAGGCCGTGCCTGTCAAACGCACGGGCAGCAGTCTGACAGGAGGGGTGTTTGATGCCGCCGCCACCCTTGTCATCGAGTACCAATGA
- a CDS encoding fimbrial protein, with translation MKSHNGKVLGGLLLAFALVGGAHAEDDIEGMNGLLNINGAMHETPCSLEMTSLHQTIDLGAVSTSQLQRPGDQATAVAFQLHFTDCQRTAGSIRSERTGNLAWSAFQPVLSVTFVAPADDDDPRLVKVQGITGMGLRLTDDVGRDVRLGSRGEPLFLALGSSTRTWNVQPTRTSAPLTSGAFRAVVDFRLNYD, from the coding sequence ATGAAGTCGCACAATGGGAAGGTCTTGGGCGGCCTGTTGCTGGCCTTTGCCTTGGTGGGGGGCGCACACGCCGAGGATGATATCGAGGGCATGAATGGGCTGCTGAACATTAACGGGGCCATGCATGAGACACCTTGCAGCCTGGAGATGACGTCACTGCACCAGACGATTGACCTGGGCGCCGTGTCCACCAGCCAATTGCAGCGGCCGGGCGACCAGGCAACAGCTGTGGCATTCCAGCTGCATTTTACCGACTGCCAGCGCACCGCCGGCAGCATCCGTAGCGAACGTACGGGGAACCTGGCGTGGAGTGCCTTTCAACCGGTGCTGTCGGTGACGTTTGTCGCCCCTGCCGATGACGATGATCCGCGGCTGGTCAAAGTACAAGGCATCACCGGGATGGGCCTGCGGCTGACCGATGACGTGGGGCGGGATGTACGGCTGGGCTCCAGGGGCGAACCACTGTTTCTGGCATTGGGCAGCAGTACCCGGACCTGGAATGTTCAGCCTACGCGCACCTCTGCGCCACTGACCAGCGGGGCATTTCGCGCCGTAGTGGATTTCAGGCTCAATTATGACTAA
- a CDS encoding fimbria/pilus periplasmic chaperone encodes MTLKTRLPLPAFALLALGLSPSVNAAVGLDRTRVIFDGGKQATSVNITNNNTQLPYLAQGWIEDEAGTKITTPLIVLPPVQRLEPGKQSQVKVQALPAAKMLPQDRETVYYFNLREIPPRSDKSNTLQIALQTRIKLFYRPQAIAPSQQDLSTPWQEKLTLTRIGASYQVNNPTPYYVTLVDARSSRDGKTVPGFEPVMVPPKGALTLGPSADTLGTTPYFSYVNDYGGRPLLAFTCSGETCKVSSQTPPPK; translated from the coding sequence ATGACGCTCAAGACGCGCCTCCCTCTTCCGGCCTTCGCCCTGCTGGCACTGGGCTTGAGCCCGAGTGTAAATGCCGCGGTCGGCCTGGACCGCACCCGAGTGATTTTCGATGGTGGCAAACAGGCCACCAGCGTGAACATCACCAATAACAACACCCAATTGCCGTATTTGGCCCAGGGCTGGATCGAGGATGAAGCGGGCACGAAAATCACCACTCCCCTGATCGTGTTACCCCCGGTTCAGCGCTTGGAGCCGGGGAAACAGAGCCAGGTGAAAGTCCAGGCATTGCCGGCGGCAAAAATGCTGCCGCAGGATCGCGAGACGGTCTACTACTTCAATTTGAGGGAGATCCCGCCGCGCAGTGATAAATCCAATACCCTGCAAATCGCCCTGCAGACCCGAATCAAACTGTTCTACCGGCCGCAGGCCATTGCGCCGAGCCAGCAAGACCTATCCACCCCCTGGCAGGAAAAGCTGACCCTGACCCGCATAGGCGCCAGTTATCAGGTGAATAACCCAACGCCTTACTACGTGACCCTGGTGGATGCGCGCAGCAGCAGGGACGGCAAAACCGTACCGGGCTTCGAGCCGGTGATGGTACCGCCCAAAGGCGCGCTGACGCTGGGGCCATCGGCCGACACACTCGGTACTACACCCTACTTCTCCTACGTCAACGACTACGGTGGTCGCCCACTGCTGGCTTTCACCTGCAGTGGTGAAACCTGCAAGGTCAGCTCACAAACCCCACCGCCCAAATGA
- a CDS encoding outer membrane usher protein: MLNTSKVKYSLRPGLFSGLMSLAGTAMASGDIEFNTDVLDLNDRTNIDLSRFARSGFILPGTYSMVVQVNAQPIAEQSVVFYPPDNDPKGSQACLSPDLVEQLGLKASGAAKLTWWNNGQCLDLQGLPGMEVSGDLATSTLTINLPQAYLEYSDINWDPPSRWDEGVPGLLADYSITAQSNYQNNRGNRNNLSGNGTLGANAGAWRLRADWQGRFERRREGEAKDQKLDWTRYYAYRAIPALKSRLVVGENYLYSDLFDSFRFTGAALSSDENQLPPNLRGYAPEVVGVAKTNAKVVVSQQGRVLYETLVAAGPFRIQDLNDAVSGSLDVRVEEQDGSVHSFQLDTAGVPYLTRPGQVRYKLATGRPSNLQYNGDGDFFGTGEFSWGVSNGWSLFGGGITDNNYHALSVGAGRDLLAFGALSLDVTQSQATVWNERLAGKSYRLQYSKHFEQYDSQITFAGYRFSEKGFLSMSEYLNARHYGLNGELGGRGGYNEDGERIDDWKPIGGSKALYTATVNKQFRDLGATVYASYNKQTYWDRPHTQRWNMSVSRYFNVGTVKNMSLSLNIYRTLEYSYKDNGAALTVSLPLGRTGTLSLDAYRAAGDNSFSSRFSDRLDARNSYQLRASDSSASGYLTHMGDQADIDLSASQQSGNSSLGVSARGGGTLTSHGAALHRTNSTGGTRLMVDTGGVPDVPVRGYGSPSRSNAFGKAVISDISSYQRTAASVDLESLPNNVEATQSVTQLTLTEGAIGYRSLDVIAGEKAMAVLRLEDGNSPPFGAQVKNMKQQDTGIVNDDGHVYLSGIQAGGQMAVSWGGAEQCILTLPVVLPADGLTDALQLSCRKTATDQSLPVPPVLSGQPTDTENTSS; encoded by the coding sequence ATGTTGAATACGTCGAAGGTCAAATATTCGCTGCGTCCAGGCCTATTTAGCGGGTTGATGTCACTGGCTGGAACTGCAATGGCCAGCGGGGATATCGAGTTCAATACGGATGTTCTTGATCTGAATGATCGCACCAATATTGACTTGTCCCGATTTGCGCGCAGCGGGTTTATTCTGCCCGGCACCTACTCAATGGTGGTGCAGGTCAATGCCCAGCCTATTGCTGAGCAGTCGGTGGTGTTCTATCCCCCCGATAATGATCCCAAGGGCAGCCAGGCCTGTTTGTCCCCCGATCTCGTCGAGCAGCTTGGCCTCAAGGCGTCCGGCGCGGCAAAACTCACCTGGTGGAATAACGGGCAGTGCCTGGATCTCCAAGGGCTGCCAGGCATGGAGGTGAGTGGGGATCTGGCCACCTCGACGCTGACTATCAACCTCCCCCAGGCTTATCTCGAATACAGCGACATCAATTGGGACCCGCCCTCGCGCTGGGATGAAGGTGTGCCGGGGCTGTTGGCGGATTACAGCATCACCGCGCAGTCCAACTATCAAAACAATCGCGGCAACCGCAACAACCTGAGTGGGAACGGAACGCTCGGCGCGAATGCCGGGGCCTGGCGCCTCAGGGCCGACTGGCAGGGGCGTTTCGAGAGACGCCGTGAGGGCGAAGCCAAGGACCAGAAACTGGACTGGACGCGCTACTACGCCTATCGCGCAATTCCTGCGCTGAAGTCGCGCCTCGTGGTGGGAGAGAACTACCTGTATTCGGACCTGTTCGACAGTTTCCGCTTTACCGGCGCCGCACTCAGTTCGGATGAAAACCAACTGCCCCCCAACTTGCGTGGCTACGCTCCGGAAGTCGTCGGAGTGGCGAAAACCAATGCAAAAGTCGTCGTCAGCCAGCAAGGCCGTGTGCTGTATGAAACCCTGGTCGCGGCAGGCCCCTTTCGCATTCAGGATCTTAACGATGCCGTGTCCGGCTCGCTGGATGTGCGGGTGGAAGAACAGGACGGCTCGGTCCACAGCTTCCAGCTAGATACGGCGGGTGTTCCCTACCTGACACGCCCCGGCCAGGTTCGCTACAAGCTGGCAACGGGACGACCGTCCAACCTCCAGTACAACGGTGACGGTGATTTTTTCGGGACCGGCGAGTTCTCCTGGGGGGTCAGCAATGGCTGGTCGCTGTTTGGCGGCGGGATCACGGATAACAATTACCATGCGCTGTCCGTCGGCGCTGGGCGTGACCTGCTCGCGTTCGGGGCCCTGTCGCTGGATGTCACCCAGTCCCAGGCAACCGTCTGGAATGAGCGGCTCGCGGGCAAATCCTACCGCCTCCAATACTCCAAGCACTTTGAGCAGTACGACAGCCAGATAACCTTCGCCGGCTACCGGTTTTCCGAGAAGGGCTTCCTGAGCATGAGTGAATACCTCAACGCTCGGCATTACGGTTTGAATGGCGAACTCGGCGGGCGCGGGGGGTACAACGAGGACGGTGAACGCATTGATGACTGGAAGCCTATCGGCGGGAGCAAGGCCCTTTATACGGCCACGGTGAATAAGCAGTTTCGCGACCTTGGGGCCACGGTCTACGCCAGTTACAACAAACAAACCTATTGGGACCGGCCACACACGCAGCGCTGGAACATGTCCGTGTCACGTTATTTCAATGTGGGCACCGTGAAAAACATGAGCCTGTCCCTGAACATCTATCGCACCCTGGAATACAGCTACAAGGATAACGGTGCGGCGCTGACCGTCAGCCTGCCGCTGGGGCGCACCGGCACGCTGTCGCTGGATGCCTACCGGGCCGCGGGCGATAACAGTTTTTCGTCGCGCTTCAGTGATCGCCTTGATGCGCGCAATAGCTACCAACTCCGTGCAAGCGATAGCTCTGCCAGCGGCTATCTGACCCACATGGGCGATCAGGCCGATATCGACCTCAGCGCCAGCCAACAATCCGGTAACAGCAGCCTCGGTGTGTCTGCGCGCGGCGGTGGCACGCTTACGTCTCACGGCGCTGCGCTGCACCGGACCAACAGCACGGGCGGAACCCGCCTGATGGTCGACACCGGCGGCGTACCTGATGTGCCTGTGCGGGGTTACGGCAGCCCAAGCCGCAGCAATGCCTTTGGCAAGGCGGTTATCTCCGATATCAGCAGCTATCAGCGTACGGCGGCCAGCGTCGACCTGGAGAGCCTGCCGAACAATGTCGAAGCCACTCAATCGGTGACGCAACTGACACTGACCGAAGGGGCTATCGGCTACCGCTCACTGGACGTGATTGCCGGCGAAAAAGCCATGGCGGTTCTTCGCCTGGAGGATGGCAACTCACCGCCGTTCGGCGCGCAGGTCAAGAACATGAAACAGCAGGATACCGGGATTGTGAATGACGACGGCCATGTCTATCTGAGCGGCATACAGGCCGGCGGGCAGATGGCGGTCAGTTGGGGAGGTGCCGAGCAGTGCATCCTCACGCTCCCTGTCGTTTTGCCTGCTGATGGCTTGACCGATGCCCTGCAATTGAGCTGCCGCAAGACCGCCACTGATCAATCCTTGCCCGTGCCGCCGGTACTGAGCGGGCAGCCTACCGATACGGAGAACACATCCTCATGA
- a CDS encoding fimbrial protein, translating to MKTFLSFAIASSLTVLISPCVFASAAAQGEGLVTLGGEVIDSACGLELVSADQTIEMPPEPIGRLLRSAIGEPHPFQLRLVNCSLTRPDPSRPDVNLPDWQHLQVTFDGARDRDGRSFAAFGGSQGVALHIWDAAGQESIPGEPMPLLPLAEGDMTLHYTLRLVGNGLPLMPGAHGAAVRFKLEYF from the coding sequence GTGAAAACATTCCTGAGTTTCGCCATTGCCTCTTCATTGACGGTGCTCATCAGCCCCTGCGTTTTCGCGAGTGCGGCGGCGCAAGGTGAGGGGTTAGTCACCTTGGGAGGAGAAGTCATTGACTCCGCTTGCGGGCTGGAACTGGTCAGTGCCGATCAAACCATCGAGATGCCTCCCGAGCCCATAGGCCGGCTGCTGCGCAGTGCGATAGGAGAACCTCACCCCTTCCAGTTGCGCCTGGTCAATTGCTCCTTGACCCGCCCTGACCCGTCACGCCCGGATGTGAACCTGCCGGATTGGCAGCACCTGCAAGTGACCTTTGACGGTGCCCGCGATAGAGACGGTCGCTCCTTTGCTGCCTTTGGTGGTTCACAGGGGGTCGCCCTGCACATTTGGGATGCGGCCGGCCAGGAGAGCATTCCGGGTGAACCGATGCCGTTGCTGCCGTTGGCAGAAGGCGACATGACACTGCACTACACGCTTCGCCTGGTCGGCAACGGGCTGCCGCTGATGCCTGGCGCTCACGGTGCCGCCGTGCGGTTCAAGCTGGAATATTTTTGA
- a CDS encoding fimbrial protein produces MKNNFKTALLTIGLFAGAISAAHAADGTVTFEGSVHSGACSIKPDSVDQTVHLGAIAKHQLQTGGKSEARRVLIELEGCDLAGLTDNTVTTTFTGAPSSVVPGGLGTVGSAGGIGIMMTHGSQPIELGVATTPQAIAVGNNTLEFGAYVQGAATGTVVPGDFSAVTNFTLAYQ; encoded by the coding sequence ATGAAAAATAATTTTAAAACTGCACTGCTAACTATCGGACTATTTGCTGGCGCGATCTCTGCCGCTCATGCGGCAGATGGGACAGTTACATTCGAGGGATCGGTCCACTCGGGTGCTTGTTCCATTAAGCCTGACTCCGTAGATCAAACCGTTCATCTTGGCGCGATCGCCAAACATCAATTGCAGACAGGGGGGAAATCCGAAGCCAGGCGCGTTCTGATTGAACTTGAAGGCTGCGACCTGGCAGGCCTGACTGATAATACGGTGACGACTACATTCACGGGCGCGCCCTCAAGCGTTGTCCCGGGCGGGTTGGGCACAGTGGGTAGCGCGGGCGGTATCGGCATCATGATGACCCATGGCAGCCAGCCCATTGAGCTGGGTGTCGCAACGACCCCGCAAGCCATTGCCGTCGGTAACAACACCCTGGAGTTTGGTGCCTATGTACAAGGTGCCGCCACCGGCACGGTCGTGCCTGGTGATTTCAGTGCGGTGACCAATTTCACCCTGGCCTATCAGTAA